A stretch of the Streptomyces sp. NBC_00078 genome encodes the following:
- a CDS encoding DeoR/GlpR family DNA-binding transcription regulator, with protein sequence MSENQNLLAEQRRSLILDEVRRRGGVRVNELTRKLGVSDMTVRRDLDALARQGVLEKVHGGAVPVVEASTHEPGFEAKSGMELTAKEDIARSAAQLVAPGTAIALSGGTTTYALAHHLLDVPDLTVVTNSVRVADVFHAAQRTSGPRQGAATVVLTGGVRTPSDSLVGPVADQAIAALHFDVLFLGVHGISVEAGLSTPNLAEAETNRRLVQSARRVVVVADHTKWGVVGLSSFAALEQVDTLVTDSGLAGDAREEISEQLRRLVVAGEPES encoded by the coding sequence GTGAGTGAGAATCAGAACCTCCTCGCGGAGCAGCGGCGCTCCCTGATCCTGGACGAGGTCCGACGCCGGGGCGGGGTCCGTGTCAACGAGCTGACCCGCAAGCTCGGCGTGTCGGACATGACCGTGCGCCGCGACCTCGACGCGCTGGCCCGCCAGGGCGTTCTGGAGAAGGTGCACGGCGGTGCGGTTCCGGTCGTGGAGGCCAGCACGCACGAGCCGGGCTTCGAGGCCAAGTCGGGCATGGAGCTGACGGCCAAGGAGGACATCGCGCGGTCCGCGGCCCAGCTGGTCGCGCCCGGTACCGCGATCGCGCTGTCCGGGGGTACGACGACGTATGCGCTGGCGCACCACCTGCTGGACGTGCCGGACCTGACCGTGGTGACGAACTCGGTGCGGGTGGCCGATGTCTTCCATGCGGCGCAGCGCACCTCCGGCCCCCGGCAGGGCGCGGCCACGGTGGTGCTGACCGGTGGCGTGCGCACACCGTCGGACTCGCTGGTGGGGCCGGTGGCCGACCAGGCGATCGCGGCGCTCCACTTCGACGTGCTGTTCCTCGGTGTGCACGGCATATCGGTCGAGGCCGGCCTGTCGACGCCGAACCTCGCGGAGGCCGAGACCAACCGGCGCCTTGTGCAGTCGGCGCGGCGGGTCGTGGTGGTCGCCGACCACACCAAGTGGGGTGTGGTCGGGCTGAGTTCGTTCGCCGCGCTGGAGCAGGTCGACACGCTGGTGACCGACTCGGGTCTCGCGGGCGACGCGCGCGAGGAGATCTCCGAGCAGCTGCGCCGGCTGGTCGTGGCGGGCGAGCCGGAGAGCTGA
- a CDS encoding SRPBCC family protein — protein MTRRLRPAGLDFVETAPVRLVFAREISAAPEAVFRALAEDVAGWAEWFSAVRLARPLDGGARREVRLTGGTRFEETVLAAKEAEVYAYRVDVTNAPGMRALVEEWRLVPAGTGTRVQWTFAADGTAPLRLVLKAARAGLGGAFRDAVTSLDRRLAPR, from the coding sequence ATGACTCGTCGTCTGCGTCCCGCCGGGCTCGACTTCGTCGAGACCGCGCCCGTACGTCTCGTCTTCGCCCGGGAGATCTCGGCCGCCCCGGAGGCGGTGTTCCGCGCGCTCGCCGAGGATGTGGCGGGCTGGGCGGAGTGGTTCTCGGCGGTGAGACTGGCCCGGCCGCTCGATGGCGGCGCCCGGCGCGAGGTGCGGCTGACGGGCGGGACGCGCTTCGAGGAGACGGTGCTCGCGGCGAAGGAGGCGGAGGTGTACGCCTACCGCGTCGACGTGACCAACGCGCCCGGGATGCGGGCCCTGGTCGAGGAGTGGCGGCTCGTACCGGCGGGCACGGGCACGCGCGTGCAGTGGACCTTCGCCGCCGACGGGACGGCACCGCTGCGACTCGTCCTCAAGGCGGCTCGGGCGGGCCTGGGAGGGGCCTTCCGGGACGCGGTGACCTCACTGGACCGGCGCCTCGCGCCCCGGTAG
- a CDS encoding helix-turn-helix domain-containing protein: protein MSSQKKYPVALSAEDRRALERVTTTGVRSASMIRRARVLLALDTSVGEVDPRAVIADRVGVSCDSVRLISKRYAETGGDVWATVGRKERALPPVPSVVTGEVEARLIALACSTPPKGHARWSLRLLEKHVALVEDIPDLDHSTIGRVLKKRNCVLM, encoded by the coding sequence GTGTCCTCGCAGAAGAAGTATCCGGTCGCGTTGAGCGCCGAAGATCGTCGGGCGTTGGAGCGTGTGACGACGACGGGGGTCCGCAGCGCGTCGATGATCAGGCGGGCGCGGGTACTGCTCGCGCTGGACACCTCGGTCGGTGAGGTCGATCCGCGGGCGGTGATCGCGGACCGGGTCGGGGTCTCGTGCGATTCGGTCCGCCTGATCTCGAAGCGCTACGCGGAGACCGGCGGCGATGTGTGGGCCACGGTCGGCCGGAAGGAACGCGCACTCCCGCCGGTGCCCTCTGTGGTGACCGGCGAGGTCGAGGCGAGGCTGATCGCGCTGGCCTGCTCGACGCCGCCCAAAGGACACGCCAGGTGGTCGCTGCGCCTGCTGGAGAAGCACGTCGCGCTGGTCGAGGACATCCCGGATCTGGACCACTCCACCATCGGCCGGGTGTTAAAAAAACGGAACTGCGTCCTCATGTGA
- a CDS encoding IS630 family transposase, translating into MKKCWTIPPAANAAFAAAMEDVLAVYHRPFDPARPVVCMDEKPYQLLGHVRDPLPAQPGRDRREDNEYVRSGTCSIFCWVEPLRGWRRVDARPRRTRVDWAHQVEHLLTVDYPDAATVVLVMDNLNTHTTASLYEAFDPAKAFALAQRLEIHHTPKHGSWLNIAEIELSALTRQCLDRRIDDLAVLNAELAAWQQHTNSNQRQVDWHFTTDDARVKLRHLYPTT; encoded by the coding sequence GTGAAGAAGTGCTGGACCATTCCGCCGGCTGCGAATGCGGCCTTCGCCGCGGCGATGGAGGACGTCCTGGCGGTCTACCACCGACCCTTCGATCCGGCGCGCCCGGTGGTGTGCATGGACGAGAAGCCGTACCAGCTCCTCGGCCACGTCCGCGATCCGCTTCCCGCGCAGCCGGGCCGTGACCGGCGTGAGGACAACGAGTACGTCCGCTCGGGGACCTGCTCGATCTTCTGCTGGGTCGAGCCGCTGCGCGGATGGCGGCGCGTCGACGCCCGGCCCCGCCGGACCAGGGTCGACTGGGCGCACCAGGTCGAGCACCTGCTGACCGTGGACTATCCCGACGCCGCCACGGTCGTGCTGGTGATGGACAACCTCAACACCCACACCACCGCCTCGCTCTACGAAGCGTTCGACCCGGCAAAGGCCTTCGCCCTGGCCCAGCGCCTGGAGATCCACCACACCCCCAAACACGGGTCCTGGCTCAACATCGCCGAGATCGAGCTCTCCGCGCTCACCCGCCAGTGCCTGGACCGCCGCATCGACGACCTCGCCGTGCTCAACGCCGAACTCGCCGCCTGGCAGCAGCACACCAACAGCAACCAGCGCCAAGTCGACTGGCACTTCACCACCGACGACGCACGCGTGAAACTACGCCACCTCTACCCAACCACATAG